The Topomyia yanbarensis strain Yona2022 chromosome 3, ASM3024719v1, whole genome shotgun sequence nucleotide sequence cactaggtagatactgtactgtattccaagcagaaatctttgcgattatgtgcggggtgcaatcggcccttcaactgagtttgtccggcagagttataaacttctgctccgatagtcaggctgcaatcaaggcccttagctcagacaaatcccggtccaagctagtgatcgcgtgccgaacccaaatcgaagaactaagcattgtcaatactatctaccttgtctgggtgcccggacattgcggtattactggaaatgaatgggctgacgaactggccagggcaggttcagcgattgacttcgttggtcctgagcccgcgctgccaatttcgacaagttggataagggaaaaaatacggtcctgggcttcgtccgagcaccgaaattattggagaaatctacaaacgtgtcgccaaacaaaggcgtttctagaacaaccatgcccagtggtttcgaaaaatctcttacatttttcgaagctccactgcggcatgctgaccagggctttaaccggccactgcaaactcaattatcacatggcaactattcagcgcgctgagcctttttcatgtgatctttgtgaatccgactacggaacctcatatcatctgatatgcaactgtccagcggtagcgcaattgcgatttcgagtcttcagccgtccttatatagacgaaaccatgtttggtcgactgaaactcagagacatactaaagtttcttatccaatgtggtaaagagctttaggcttattcgcaggcaagttgaactacttgtgagtttaacttacctgttgtttatttttgttttgtgctgttatttttccctcgcttccaattctacttccccacacctccttgtcctttccttccgctcaggaaatgatgaaaacacacggcaaggcacaaatccccgactacgtccggggaacgtgccatttgagccaatatattctgattcctgatttgtGCGTATCGCGGCAGTATAGTACATAAATAATAAAACATGGTTTATAGAGGAGTTTACAAGAACTTTTTTGCAGCGAAATCGGAGCCGAAGCAGTAAAATTTTATAATTAGCACAATATTCCTACAAAATCGCCTAGAGCCATCTGTAATCAGATGCAGAAACTCTATCAAAGGtggaaaatgattaaaaaaaacttgaaccgCCGTGCAAGAACTACAAaaaagcagaagtttataaccgAATTGGTCGATTTATTCGACATTTCTGATGTCTACGCATTAAGGTTAACGCAGAATAAGAGTGATAAACAATTTCTAATTTCGCAACAGCAGCCAGATCGAGAGCCATTTCTTAAAAGCCATAAGCGGAGATCTGCTCAGTCAGCCCAGCTTCACCAATAAACTCGCGAACTTGCTGATACGTTGGCGACTTGTTCAGAGACAAGTCTAGCGTCAACCATGTTATGTTCAGAACAAAGTCAGTAACAATAAGCattattttgaacatttattgATCATTATTATCTCCCCAGGCCCATTATCGATTAGCGAAACTGTCGTCTTACAAAAAAGAAGATAATGACGACAAAGCTCGCAGCAACTCTCTATCGCATTGGGTTAAGTGACCGAAATGCTATGCACGTGATCTCCGCGGTGTTGGAAATTGCGGGATTAAATTTGAGTAAGTTTGTAGAGCTTCAACACGAGGAGTTTATacataatactaaaatataatttCAAACTTTGGTTATACAGAAACACTAAAACCGTAGAAAAAaccattaaaatatttttcgtggAGTTAAAAATCCGTTAAATGAAAATTAGGTTgaataaaaactgcaaaaaaaggACTGTGGGTAATTGGGTATATATCAAAATAAGTTTGCTTCGTTCAATGTATTTATCTTCAATTACCACCTTATCATTATCACATTACATTGTTACGATtcgtaaaaataatgtgttATTTTCATTTTCGAAAACTACTTAGGATCATTATTCTGAAGAAAAAGTGATActtattattatttgttttagACGATTATGTTTTGAGTCGAGAAAGCATCCGAGTTTCAAGGCAGACGGCTCGTAAATCACACGCAGCTGAGTTGAAGTCAAACTTTGAAACTACTGGCATCATTGTGGGGCATTgggatggaaaaattttggaGGATATCGTTGGTAATATCAATCATTTATACGGATTTCTTGCTTCTATTCGATAGTTTTATTCAACAGGAATGGAATATGTCGATCGTTTACCGGTGATGGTATCCACCAAAGAAATTATTCAGCTATTGGGCGTTCCGAAATTTGTGAGTGGAACGAGGGAAAACCAGGCGAACGCGGCATTTCAACAGTTGCAGGAGTGGGGATTGGCCGAAAGGGTATGCGCTATGGGTTTTGACACAACTGCCACTAATACTGGTATGAACAAAGGTGCGTGTATCAGGCTTGAGCGGATGCTTGGTAGAGAACTTCTCTGGCTTGCCTGCAGGCATCATGTTCTAGAACTACTCGTGAGTGCAGCATGGGATACGCTTCTTGCCGCATCATCCAGCCCGAATGTTACaacatttacaaaatttcaaaacgctTGGACTAATTTGGATCACACTTTCAAAAGCCAAATGGTCGATAAAAGGCTAATAGCGCAGCTTGGAAGCGAAAAGCAGGAATTGATTTCAATGATCGAACAACATCTCAATCAAAACCACCATTATGGCATGATTATGGCGAATTACTAGATTTGGCCATGATGTTCCTAGGTGCTGGTAATGGTCATTTTAGACAGCCAGGTGCACACAGCAGGGCGCGTTGGATGGCGAAGGCAATTTATTGTCTTAAGATTTGGTTTTTCCGAAACAGTTTCAAGCTGAGCAAAGAGGAAGAAAATGGAATATCTGTTATGTGTCTATTTATTATAAGAGTATATATAAGGGCCTGGTTTTCCGCTCCATCAGCTATCGAAGCTGCCTGCAACGATCTTAAtcttataaaaaaattgttacgGTATAgtgatgaaaaaaatcaggCACTACTTATCTAGCTGCTGCCCGTAAGCTACATTCGCATTTGTGGTATCTGGGAGATCACAACATGGGGTTGGCCCCGTACGACCCGAACGTGTCATTTGACGCAAAAAAGCGAATGGTGGCGGCAATTCGGAACAAAGATCCAAGTGATAACTCCCGTATTCGTAATCAGCATTTTGATTTGCAGTCGTTCAGAAACCTCTCACTGTCAGATTTTTTCTCCAAGAGAACAATGGAATTCTTCGGAATAACAGGACTGTCCGATAGTTTCCTCAAGCAAAGTCCAGATGAATGGGATAATTCGGAAAATTATTCGGAAGGTAGAGAAGCAATTAAAAATCTACAAATAGTGAATTATTGTGCTGAGCTAGGCGTTGCTCTTATACAAAATTATAccaaaaaataaccaaaaacgaAGAACAGTTGCAGTATTTACTGCAAGTTGTCGAACAACATCGAAAATCGTATACCAATGTTAATCGGTGCACTTTAAGAATTTAAACCacatgagctgcgtacaaagtGTTTTCAACGCCCTGTGGTGTTTCTCAAACacaataatgaataatgaattttCCAAATTAATAAAGCATTATGTATCATAATCCATAAAAACTGTACTTCTCTTAATTATTAATTGAGTTCAAGTTGTACAAATAGAACATTGACATGATCCAAATGATTACATTGAAATTTGCCTAGAAGCTGAGTTTCGAGGGCTATTTATAGAATACACCTTATAAACCGATTGTAATACAAGATAGAGAGTTGTCGTATTCGGAAGAATTGTTGCAAAAAGCCtattctacaactttctagaagACACCCATGTTCTATCTCCCtccattaaaaagttagtgtaggcgccctctatgcggtgaaATGTGGAGCTAACTGTTTCCAGCTAAAATTTTGCTCATCTCATATATTACCATTGTTCCGAACATACCATCCAGCTAAATCCaaccattatttcgcaaaaCAAATAAGTTCGTTTATATCGCCTTTTGAATCACCACTATTATGTTCATCAAACGCTGTTAGGCCCCGTGTAAAActaactcagacatcacttcgttaaaagtttaataacttttcctgttTGTGTCGGATCGCCttgtagtcttcgacaaagttgcaaataatagaattatcttcttaagtttaaCTTTTGTTGACAATCCGGTGTagacagtgccacctagcggcgaaaatgtgaacaagtgggttttctccatgtaaattgtcgaaaaatcccatacaaacttcaagcacgttagTCCGGTAGCtggacttgttcgatttggctcaaatttggagcagacactcctggtgggactaggaatcggctcaggggtgggccgatgggggtcatttttttctgtcactctagtgatcatctaagtcagcctcacatagtatgttagaggctagcacaaaagtaagcctagcaaggaatgaaaaaggcgagcacacaagtcagcctcgcaaggaacgaaaaaggtgagcacaaaagtgagcctcatgtggagtgttagagaatgaatcaaggtgtgacagagagagcacccaagtgagcctcatacaggacgtatgaacgcgtgagcgagtgtgaatgagtacatcaagtacagccatccttccagaagtaataccgagaggtaatCCCTGGGGAGaacaatggcggagcccaatggagcttagtcggtattaatggctgcgtcaccattagagcccgacacacccccactaccccccgtgtggtagcttggtatctactaatagcacgtgtaatgggctagtacgtaaacgtattctccattgtaaaaaaagacaGGTACAAGGTACAGCTAAAATTACGATCatcacatgacaaatatacaccagtacttcaaacactactaatacttgaatcagcacacaaccagcacaaacactactaatacttggaCCAGCACACATAGTATATACTTTcgtatttatctatttatttattggttGATTGTTTGTTGTGAGCTGGTAAAGAGAGGAAAAGtatagaatagaaaaaccaaACCAAAATGTTTGTAAATTAATGCTAAAATATAATCAAACGCACGATTGATTGCGCTTTTCAACATTCAATTACTTTTTATACGTCAAAAACAAGACGGAATATTGAGCTTAACATAAATGTGGTTGGCGCTGGGTCAAAAAGgttaaaattggttaaaaatttcactatgaaactattgtaaattttattcttctcttttcGCCAAAATGACGGCATCAGCTTAGAGTGtcaaaacataaataaaacgaattttgaaaaattggcgGTTATACGACTTTGAATATCCACCCTTCAAATAATGTTGAGGATATGGGTTGTGTTGCCTTTCTGAAAGTCGAAAGCACCTGACTAAACTGAAGCCATAATACACAAAGTGATCGGAATGAACTGAAAACAAGTATTGGGACCAGTCAAATGTGTTCAAGAAACGTACTTGATTGCAGAACGACGATCGACCAGATAGACCAGAAGTAACAATCCGTTATTTATCAACAAAGGGACTGATCATCTACATGTGACTCTTGATAATGGAAAATATGATGGATTTCCGGAAGGTGGATGCCGATAGTGCTGTAGATTGTAATAGGAAACTTAAGTGTATTCGGCCTCGAAGAGATCCAGGCCTGTGTTCAGTGCTCGGAAAGCGGTTGAGCCGGTTGATTCTTGTTTTCGTGTTTGGAGGTCTAGACGTGCGATGGAGCGTTGGATGGCCAGAGTGTGTTATTGCGGAGATGGAGCGTGGTGGGAGCATCCGGAAGTGgctcttgaatttttgacggtaggtagggagcataattatctatcttggagcaaaatttcatccaaatcaaaaatggttttttttgcaaatcgactttaaatttttaaaatcgatttttttcagtgtaggagtcaatgaagaattttttcaatatttttttcgaaaatttgactaattttgtgaaaaccactcctacaacattttttgcaggatttgtcatatttagactATAGttacttgaaaaaaattgggaaaaaagtttggcccttttcaaaagacagtctagaccatttttggaaaaacaagatatgcaaagtggctttttgtgacaaagtcttcatgtacagaaagtttcattagatttgacgcgaaattcgtcatacgCAAGTTATTTAAAGGACGATATGTGGCCAATGTAAAATCAACAAGACGCATAATTTTATACTATTGGTCGCGTTCCATTTATGTGCAGTATATTTagcataattttacatgaaattttttatctgtgtatgtgaattctttgtttttgttttttgctaaattttctAAAAGGCGTATTTTGGCATGTTGGTTTGAGTTGCGTTtaggtattttattttacatgcgTCGATAGAAGAGGTACTTcagttatttgtgttttccgTCAACGCTCAACGAACGCGGAAGGTTTCTGTGTTCATTATCCTGTACTGCCTATTAGGACATGGAAGTCctgtatggatttttgtcgaaggtgagttgtctgttggtttgtattttcatgcgtttttgtttatattactagtaattaaccgatttcgtcaattttctctattgtttcagagagcgagtaagggcgaTATAACCCtagctcattagccagggcaggactaaatacttctgtcccatcccaggaacctaggaccaaaggagtaaCATTAAGCCTCtgagcaaagtcactcccaacgatttatcaaacccccatcaaattgaaacggttgtgtacggctgtccacgtttcttccttattcaaggttcaaaataatccattgattaatttattcattgaatgaataatttgattctcgtataattttgaatcatctttattttgtacgctgcacagttggcctggtcGCTTTAATGCTTGTATCATATtgaatatgtgccacaaacattaataatgacaagaaaaattgtagacgAACGTcggcaattttccaggatccctacatgtatttcctgtgtatgtgtagactagactagacataGGGACTGATCATCTATATGTGTATTCCAACAACGCGCACGATTCCGTGGAACAACACAAATCACGGTAGATTGCTAGAACAGAAGTATTTATTGTGTATTTCTACAATCGAGCTGTGATGGGGTGCTGTACGTTCATACTGGAAATTAATTCATCGTTCATAGAACTCGAAATGTTGCGGTACCCAGTGGGTCTATTCTTCGCTCAAATACTTCGGGAGATTTCAGTTCATCGGATACAACACGGCTTCCACGTTACCGTCGCCGCCGCTAATGGTAAACAGGGCGTGACGCCGCCCATCAAAATTGACCCCTATGCCACCACTGTTTTTGGTCACGAAGTGTCGATTTTCTTAAGCATACCGCAAGGTACAGCACGTCATTTGGAAAGCTTGACTATTGTGCATAGGGTCGACAGCAGATCGATTACACGACGAATTTGGACGTTAACAAACCGATTCTGGACTTAAGGGGAGGGTGGTATTATGAAAATGCCAGATCTCACTGAACTTATTTTCAATGTGAGATAAGATAACTCAAAAGCGTGTTCCAATAAATGGCATAGAAATCTAAAACGAATACCGCTATTGAAAgaaaatttcacaatatttATTCAAGCGTGGTTTCTAAGCTTGATTTTAGAATTTCATAGATATCAAAAATATACATAACTGGCACGCACTTGACCCCCGTACCATGTTGAAATCGTGGGAAAACCAGTGCCGTCCGTTATGAGTATTTTCTCGAagatatttcaatattttaatgtCTTCATGCAATCGCCCGATGTGCTTGATAACGTGCTTGTATCTATTTATGGGAAGTCTAACCTTGGTGATATGAATCAGCCTATGATATTTATTCTCAAGTCGGTTGATGATAGTAAAATTAGCTGACTAATGCAACATGATTTTATCTCGGATTTGTGCTCTCCGTAATTTCGTACAAGCAAGACGCAGAATGAACGGATTTGCCGCTTATCATGCTATCCAGTACTTTATCAATTCATTAGTTTTTGTGGTTAATGTTGAAGACGAAGCTATGATGTTAAGCACGAATGGTAAACTGCCTGTTATCGGAAGTCAGTCCCGTGTAGATAGGGAATTCCATAGAACGAGGGGCTGACTTACGATTATAGATGATGTGCAAATCTCGCAACATTTGGTATATCAATATGAAGtgtcaaaatgaataaatatgTTGTAAATTTGATAACAACCTTATAATTCATATTCGTAAAATTCAATGTGCCGAGAATATAAGTGAAAAGGGTTGAATTCAACAATTTTATCAACGACAGTTTTATCTGCTTCGCGAAGCGGTAGCCTATATGCTTCGCAGCTTTTTGTTACCTTTTATTGCGAAGTGACTTAAACCGTCAATACCGTTACATTGTGCACAAAACATTTGAATAATTAAACTAATTCCAAGAAGTGAACCCGGAATATTGCCATATTCACGAGATTCACAAAAAAGTATTAGAGCAGGTCACGGTACAATGAGACACAATACCGTGACCGTCATGCGAGGGACTCGTGTCACCTCACGTGACTTTGTTGATCACGCTACTCAAAGCAAATATGACCCCATAACTGCTTGGAATAATCCTCATCATCTGTTAATTCACGCGAGCAAAACCTACAACATAAATTAAGCAGAAAATACATAATTTTGATTACGACAGTAATTATAACCCATGAACCTAGATGTAACAGAACAGACTGTGATCCGTAAATTCAGAGATTTACTTATTTCTTTTTTCTCTACCGCCCCCTAATCTAAATCGAACCATTCGCCCCCCAAAAATATACCTACTTTTCATCTTTTTGATCCGTATTCCAGTCCGGTTCCTTCTTGACCGGAACCTGCTTCCGCTCGGATTCGATCAATTCGCCGACCTTGAACTTTTTCATCATCTCGCGAGCATCTGTGCTATGACCGACATCTTCGAAAGCTTCCGTAGCTTCCTTGCCGGCCTGCTCCAGCAGTACTTCCTCGCCACCGGGGTGCtacaaataaaaaagtaaagaaaatgtgataacgattttttttcgtctTGTCATTGGTGTGTTGTCAGCATGTGTGCGATTTGCTAAGTAGATCCCATATATGGTGCTGATAATCATTCAcggcgaaaaaaaaatacttcaccgtGATTTTACAGCTCAGTTATGCAGCGTCATctatggaaaaaaaatctgcgTTGACAAAATAGCATGAGTCGCTGTTTTATAGCATACAAGAGTAATGATGACTCTCGCACAGTTGCTGAATGCTGAATCGCGTTGTAATTATTTGGCGTGATGATTGTAGGAAGACGGGGTAAAATGCTCTTTTGTAAGGAATATTATACAGCTTCAAAatatcaaacgaaaaaaaaacatattttttgcgAAATATACAAAAACATGGAAAATGTGTATTTTTAAACTTGATCCAATTTTCGTTGAAATATAGCTGGGGAAATATGTACCACTATGCAATTTGAATCCATCAACGTAAGGTGTATTCTGCCCCATTACAACAAAAACATATTATTATTGGTACAATGAATATTTCACACATCCATTGAACAAAAGTAAAAGGCACCACGATTACTGTAGTTAAAAAATCCATTTACATCCGACAGAATTACACGAGTCACTACAATTACATAAGCCTGATACTTTATTGATTGTTGTTATAAATGTCGGGGTGTGTTTAAATACAGCTGTCAACCATTTATCACTTTTGCAGTGAAAGCTTACTATAAAAGACCTCCGACAAACATTCTTATTTCAGTAAtttctatttttgagaaaaagaGAAGATGCATTTTACCCCGTTGCCCTTACATGATGTTGGATAGTAATAGCTTTGTTCTAGTACTTGCTTATTGTTCCCAGTTTTGACAGAGCAAACAAGAGCAACCGAGCAAAACACTCCAGTTCGCTACCAGAAAAATACAAAGGGAAAGAAACGAATACAGGAATAGTATTCtcccaaggggtgagtcgcttagcacaaatcgaattaTGTTCACAAATAAACAGCGTGGTAACCTGTACCGCaatgtgccatggtgttcaaacaaaagcaatggttgctatgacTATTTgactacactttgttgacagttttttgagttgtcagaagtgtgcctcattgtgccacacattgtggtaacgagtgaaatgagCGTGtcttactgtgaatcgtaatcttatatcgtgttatcgtaggtgatacactgtgtatggcacattgttctaagcgactcgCCCCTTGCATTCTTCCCGCTTGCttcggagtacttccagtttcttctGGAACAACTCTAACAATTATTCTGTCTGTCGAAATTGTTAGGACGCTGTTTCGAGTAGCTTCAAGAaactaaacaaaacaaaactataCAGAAAGTGAgatttcattttaaaataacaTAGTATAAACTAGAAGAACTTTGTAAAACTGTAGAGCTGTAGAactctagagtttttctagtataAACAAGATGCTTtaagtacgattcacacgatacatcaggcttcAGTCACCAGTACGGAACGTCAAGgttagttacatgcagttaaatgaaGGCATTCATacacatcaacggcacggaacgttttgacgtacggcacgtgtgaacgggtACACGAGAAACGCATTTAACTTAACCGAGTTTGAATAATACATCGGTGATTGTCTTGTTCCAGATCATACCAGCTTGTTTGAGACCATACAAACTCCTCTTAAACTGCATACTTCGTTAGAGTTTCCGCTTTCGTAGCCGGGGGGTTGTGGCATAAAAATAGTTTCACTGAATTCGCCATACAGGTAAGCTGTTTTAATATCAACATGCTTTACCTGTAAGGTCCATCGACCCGCTACTGCCAGAAGTGCTCGAAACGTGGAATGTTTAGCCACTGGTGCGTATACTTCGTCATAATTAGTACCATACTTCTGACTGAAGCCTTGATCCACCAGATGCGCTTTATACCTTGAGATGTTTCCTTGCTCAATGAGTTTCTTCTTGAAAATCCACCGACAGCCCACAGGTTTACAATTTAGTGGTAGATTTACGATATCCCAGGTGTGGTGTTCTTGGACTGAGGCGAATTTTTCGTCCATTGCGCGCTTCTAATGAACACGTTCAGAACCAGCCAGCGCCTCTTCAGCAGTCCATGGTTCGTAGGTTTCCTGATTAACCATCTTGATAGTTTCTGAATATTTAAGCGGTGGTACACCTTTAGTTGTTCGTTTTGAAATTCGCATCGGGGTCACAGATGCTTCAATCGTTGCGTTGCGGGGACATTCATTGTTGTTCTCTTCAGTGAGATTCTCATCATTAGGATCCTCATTCGTTTCAGTGTCGGATTTAATTTCTTCCTCAAACTGGAACGTCCCTTGCAACGAAAGGCAAAATACTATTTTGTGGTTTATCCAAATCATAAGAATCATCCTCGATACTACCATTGCCATCTAGCTTAGCCTTATTGTTTTTTGTTATAAACCGTGCATCTCTGCTGTTTACAATGCGATCAGTCGTTCTATCCAGGACACGGTATGCCTTCTGATGTAGTGAATACCCCACGAAAATCATTTTCTCTGCCGTTGAATCAAGCTTAGATCGTTTTTGCTTCGAGATCCATACGTATGCTTCAGTTCCAAAGATCTGTAGATGACTTACATCAGGTTTTTTTTCATTCCACCAAGCTTCGTACGGTGTGACCATAAGCACTCTGGTAGGTGCTCTGTTTTGAAGGTAATTTGATGTACTAATTGCTTCGGCCTAATACTTTTTTGGAAATCCTGCGTCCAACAGCATGCATTTCGCCATCTCGTTCAAGGAGCGATTTTTTTCGTTCTGCAACGCCGTTCTATTGCGGTGTATATGGGGTTGTGAATTGCTGACGGATGCCTTCCTTTCTGCAAAAATCTgcgttttatttttgaactcaCCGCCATTATCCGATCGAATAATTTTCGGCGTGGACCAAGTCAAGGGGTTGCGTACTTTTCTTCTTTGCCTGTTTCGGGAATGGAAGTCATGCGAATTTCCCTTCTTGGCAGCATTCGCACACTACTCGTCTTCAATGTTCATCCCGGT carries:
- the LOC131689298 gene encoding uncharacterized protein LOC131689298 encodes the protein MALMALTGAFTTTPTAALEALLNIKPLHIHLKQEALSCAYRLQVTGLWNSNHVDLATSHTRLWSQMVTWGEDILAPSDITLTCSFPYRTFHVKIPSREEWLSGFMERQQQTQVVCYTDGSLMEGRAGAGVYCREMRLEQSHSLGRYCTVFQAEIFAIMCGVQSALQLSLSGRVINFCSDSQAAIKALSSDKSRSKLVIACRTQIEELSIVNTIYLVWVPGHCGITGNEWADELARAGSAIDFVGPEPALPISTSWIREKIRSWASSEHRNYWRNLQTCRQTKAFLEQPCPVVSKNLLHFSKLHCGMLTRALTGHCKLNYHMATIQRAEPFSCDLCESDYGTSYHLICNCPAVAQLRFRVFSRPYIDETMFGRLKLRDILKFLIQCGKEL
- the LOC131689300 gene encoding uncharacterized protein LOC131689300; this translates as MTTKLAATLYRIGLSDRNAMHVISAVLEIAGLNLNDYVLSRESIRVSRQTARKSHAAELKSNFETTGIIVGHWDGKILEDIVGMEYVDRLPVMVSTKEIIQLLGVPKFVSGTRENQANAAFQQLQEWGLAERVCAMGFDTTATNTGMNKGACIRLERMLGRELLWLACRHHVLELLVSAAWDTLLAASSSPNVTTFTKFQNAWTNLDHTFKSQMVDKRLIAQLGSEKQELISMIEQHLNQNHHYGMIMANY
- the LOC131689301 gene encoding cytochrome b5, whose protein sequence is MSEVKTYSLADIKAHNTNKSSWIVIHNNIYDVTEFLNEHPGGEEVLLEQAGKEATEAFEDVGHSTDAREMMKKFKVGELIESERKQVPVKKEPDWNTDQKDENSLKSWVVPLILGLLATIIYRFYFSQ